One Halomonas sp. THAF5a genomic region harbors:
- the thiI gene encoding tRNA uracil 4-sulfurtransferase ThiI has product MTYLLKLHPEITIKSRSVRQHMTRCLASNVRNTLRQREPDVRVKASWDALRVGLPETLPPERERELEESLTRIPGIHEVLATQEVACGSLEEAAAWIVPHWAPAIAGRRFRVRAKRRGEHAFSSMDLERHLGAALLAAEPSATVDLKHPEVVVSVELSGRRLQLIRSRRPGLGGYPLGVQGEALALVSGGFDSPVAAWRMLRRGIKTHYLFFNLGGPAHEAGVREVTHHLWQRYSASHNVDFTSVPFEGVVAEILRSIPDGLMGVILKRMMVRVASRIAERANIPVLVTGDAIAQVSSQTLANLAQIDAASERPILRPLVTEDKQEIIDTARRIDTARFAEQMPEYCGVISKRPHTRAPADQVLAAEAAFDFSVLEAAVEAATVTRANRLGEKARAPGEVTVVDGPDDLVERPAVSVIDIRRPDECEEAPLSLPDVPCLEIPFYELQEQAQHLPADREYLLYCDQGVMSRMQALHLADRGLDHFGVYRQAASG; this is encoded by the coding sequence ATGACCTATCTGCTCAAGCTCCACCCCGAAATCACCATCAAGTCACGCTCCGTCCGTCAACACATGACCCGCTGCCTGGCCAGCAACGTGCGCAACACGCTGCGCCAGCGGGAACCCGACGTGCGTGTGAAGGCGAGCTGGGATGCCCTGCGCGTCGGTCTCCCGGAGACCCTGCCCCCCGAGCGGGAGCGCGAGCTGGAAGAGAGCCTGACGCGCATCCCCGGCATCCATGAGGTGCTGGCGACCCAGGAGGTCGCCTGCGGCTCGCTCGAGGAGGCCGCCGCGTGGATCGTGCCCCACTGGGCACCGGCGATCGCCGGGCGCCGGTTTCGCGTTCGCGCCAAGCGCCGCGGCGAGCACGCCTTCTCCTCCATGGACCTGGAGCGCCACCTCGGCGCCGCCCTGCTGGCGGCCGAGCCCTCGGCAACCGTCGACCTCAAGCACCCCGAGGTGGTGGTCTCGGTGGAACTGAGCGGCCGGCGCCTGCAGCTGATCCGCTCGCGCCGCCCCGGCCTCGGCGGCTATCCCCTCGGCGTGCAGGGCGAGGCCCTGGCGCTGGTCTCGGGAGGCTTCGACTCGCCCGTGGCCGCCTGGCGCATGCTGCGCCGCGGTATCAAGACGCACTACCTCTTCTTCAACCTCGGCGGGCCGGCCCACGAGGCGGGCGTCAGGGAGGTGACCCACCACCTCTGGCAGCGCTACAGCGCCTCGCACAACGTCGACTTCACCTCGGTCCCCTTCGAGGGCGTGGTCGCCGAGATCCTGCGCAGCATCCCCGACGGCCTCATGGGGGTGATCCTCAAGCGAATGATGGTGCGCGTGGCGAGCCGCATCGCGGAGCGGGCAAACATCCCGGTGCTGGTCACCGGCGATGCCATTGCCCAGGTGTCGAGCCAGACCCTCGCCAACCTGGCGCAGATCGATGCGGCCAGCGAGCGGCCGATCCTGCGACCGCTGGTCACCGAGGACAAGCAGGAGATCATCGATACCGCTCGGCGCATCGACACCGCCCGCTTCGCCGAACAGATGCCGGAGTACTGCGGGGTCATCTCGAAGCGCCCCCATACCCGCGCGCCCGCCGACCAGGTCCTGGCCGCCGAGGCCGCCTTCGACTTCTCGGTGCTGGAGGCCGCCGTCGAGGCCGCCACCGTGACCCGGGCCAACCGCCTGGGGGAGAAGGCCCGGGCGCCCGGCGAAGTGACCGTCGTCGACGGACCCGACGACCTCGTCGAGCGGCCGGCGGTCAGCGTGATCGACATCCGCCGCCCCGACGAGTGCGAGGAGGCGCCGCTGTCGCTGCCCGACGTGCCCTGCCTGGAGATCCCCTTCTACGAGCTCCAGGAGCAGGCCCAGCACCTCCCCGCCGACCGCGAGTACCTGCTCTACTGCGACCAGGGCGTGATGAGCCGCATGCAGGCGCTGCATCTCGCCGACCGGGGGCTCGATCACTTCGGGGTCTATCGCCAGGCGGCGTCGGGCTGA
- a CDS encoding type I secretion system permease/ATPase: MGPARSAVHDELLECLQTIAQVHDRAATADSLIAGLPLEQGRLTPGVFARAAARAGLTARITESRLVQLNPALFPAVLLLEPGRACVLLALDLKARRARVIFPELGDAETEVSLDGLQSSYSGQAIYVRPRFRFDDRGPEVNRQRARHWFWGVIRENRRLYRDVIAGSVVINLFAVAMPLFVLNVYDRVVPNHATETLWVLAAGIFLVLCFDLALRLMRNAFVDLAASRADVKLSSSIMARVLGLRMEARPASTGSFAATLQSFESVRAFIGSATVVALVDLPFVLLFVGIIALIGPPLVIPLLVGIVFVLLYALAAQGKLHELSETTWRVGAQRNATLVESLSSLETVKSLRAESRLQGSWEKASAFLSRTSAQLRLVSSSVSSVALWAQHSVAVCVILIGVYQIIEGNLTQGGLIAAYLLSSRAMAPISQAAALLAQYHQASTALQSLDAVMERPVERPDGKAFIDRPVVRGEIRFDKVSLRYPEAERDALRDVSLTVEPGERVALLGRVGCGKTSLNKLLLGLYQPTAGAVTVDGVDIRQFDPLQLRRHIGYVPQDVSLFFGSLRDNIVAGGGSDGVDDEALLRAIKLSGLDGLVNAHPQGVDLPVGERGQMLSGGQRQAVAIARALVHDPRILLLDEPTSAMDHASEEAFKANLKAYGQGKTLVIVTHRTSLLSLVDRIVVIDAGKVVADGPRDKVVEALRKGQIGRAS; this comes from the coding sequence ATGGGGCCCGCTCGGTCGGCGGTGCATGACGAGCTGCTCGAATGCCTGCAGACCATCGCCCAGGTGCATGATCGGGCGGCCACCGCCGATTCGCTGATCGCCGGCCTGCCCCTCGAGCAGGGGAGGCTGACGCCCGGCGTCTTCGCGCGTGCCGCGGCCCGCGCCGGGCTCACCGCGCGGATCACCGAGAGCCGTCTGGTGCAGCTCAATCCCGCCCTGTTTCCCGCCGTGCTGCTGCTCGAGCCGGGACGTGCCTGCGTGCTGCTGGCGCTGGACCTCAAGGCGCGCCGGGCCCGGGTGATCTTTCCCGAGCTCGGTGACGCCGAGACCGAGGTTAGCCTGGACGGCCTGCAGTCGAGCTACAGCGGCCAGGCGATCTACGTGCGTCCGCGCTTTCGCTTCGACGACCGTGGGCCCGAGGTCAACCGGCAGCGTGCGCGCCACTGGTTCTGGGGCGTCATCCGCGAGAATCGTCGGCTCTACCGCGATGTCATCGCGGGGTCGGTGGTGATCAACCTCTTCGCTGTGGCGATGCCGCTGTTCGTGCTCAACGTCTACGACCGTGTGGTGCCGAATCACGCCACCGAGACGCTCTGGGTGCTGGCGGCGGGTATCTTCCTCGTGCTCTGCTTCGACCTGGCCCTGCGCCTGATGCGCAACGCCTTCGTCGACCTGGCAGCGAGTCGCGCCGACGTCAAGCTGTCGTCGTCGATCATGGCGCGGGTGCTGGGCCTGCGCATGGAGGCGCGTCCCGCCTCCACCGGCTCCTTCGCGGCCACCCTGCAGTCCTTCGAGTCGGTGCGGGCCTTCATCGGCTCCGCCACGGTGGTGGCGCTGGTCGACCTGCCCTTCGTGCTGCTGTTCGTGGGCATCATCGCGCTGATCGGCCCGCCGCTGGTGATCCCGCTGCTGGTCGGCATCGTCTTCGTGCTGCTCTACGCCCTGGCCGCCCAGGGCAAGCTCCACGAGCTCTCCGAGACCACCTGGCGAGTGGGAGCCCAGCGCAACGCCACCCTGGTCGAATCGCTCTCGAGCCTGGAGACCGTCAAGTCGCTGCGCGCCGAGAGCCGCCTCCAGGGCAGCTGGGAGAAGGCCTCGGCCTTCCTGTCGCGGACCTCCGCCCAGCTGCGCCTGGTCAGCTCCTCGGTCTCGAGCGTAGCGCTCTGGGCCCAGCACAGCGTGGCGGTGTGCGTGATCCTGATCGGGGTCTACCAGATCATCGAGGGCAACCTGACCCAGGGCGGACTGATCGCGGCCTACCTGCTGTCGTCGCGGGCCATGGCGCCGATCAGCCAGGCCGCGGCGCTGCTCGCGCAGTACCACCAGGCCTCCACGGCGCTGCAGTCGCTGGATGCGGTGATGGAGCGCCCGGTGGAGCGACCCGACGGCAAGGCCTTCATCGACCGCCCGGTGGTGCGCGGCGAGATCCGCTTCGACAAGGTCTCGCTGCGCTATCCCGAGGCGGAGCGCGACGCCCTGCGCGACGTCTCGCTGACCGTCGAGCCGGGCGAGCGGGTGGCGCTGCTGGGGCGGGTGGGCTGCGGCAAGACCTCGCTCAACAAGCTGCTGCTGGGGCTCTACCAGCCCACGGCGGGGGCGGTGACCGTCGACGGCGTGGACATCCGCCAGTTCGATCCGCTGCAGCTGCGTCGCCATATCGGCTACGTGCCCCAGGATGTCAGCCTGTTCTTCGGCTCGCTGCGCGACAACATCGTCGCCGGGGGCGGCAGCGACGGCGTGGATGACGAGGCGCTGCTGCGTGCCATCAAGCTGAGCGGCCTCGATGGCCTGGTCAACGCCCATCCCCAAGGCGTCGACCTGCCGGTGGGTGAGCGCGGCCAGATGCTCTCCGGCGGCCAGCGTCAGGCGGTGGCCATCGCCCGGGCGCTGGTCCACGACCCACGCATCCTGCTGCTCGACGAGCCGACCAGCGCCATGGACCACGCCAGCGAGGAGGCCTTCAAGGCCAACCTCAAGGCCTACGGCCAGGGCAAGACCCTGGTGATCGTCACCCATCGCACCTCGCTGCTGTCGCTGGTCGACCGCATCGTGGTCATCGATGCCGGCAAGGTGGTCGCCGACGGGCCGAGGGACAAGGTGGTGGAGGCCCTGCGCAAGGGCCAGATCGGGAGGGCCAGCTGA
- a CDS encoding TVP38/TMEM64 family protein has protein sequence MRIEPRHGRQALLALLLLAGLVALGLWIHQAGWVDPVRLERLALSLGPWGPPMLAGVMALTVVVGPIPTMVVSVAAGMIYSPPLAFAVSMSGALAGAVLSFWIARLVGRPVVERLLHGHLALFPECPQRILFGMVLAARLVPVVSFALISYAAGLTALSTGRFLVATALGMAPMTLLYVLAGQGIAIDSGWAMAVGGGVVCLLVALPRMVDAGWIPLPARWRAFVDHLRHPR, from the coding sequence ATGCGAATCGAGCCGCGGCATGGGAGGCAGGCGCTGCTGGCACTGCTGCTGCTGGCGGGGCTGGTGGCTCTGGGGCTCTGGATCCACCAGGCGGGCTGGGTCGATCCCGTGCGCCTGGAGCGCCTCGCCCTCTCGCTGGGCCCCTGGGGCCCGCCGATGCTGGCGGGGGTGATGGCGCTCACTGTGGTTGTCGGCCCCATACCGACCATGGTGGTCAGCGTGGCGGCGGGCATGATCTACTCCCCTCCGCTGGCCTTTGCGGTCAGCATGAGCGGGGCGCTGGCGGGCGCCGTCCTGAGCTTCTGGATCGCCCGGCTGGTGGGCCGGCCGGTCGTCGAGCGGCTCCTCCACGGGCATCTCGCCCTGTTCCCCGAGTGCCCGCAGCGCATCCTCTTCGGCATGGTGCTGGCGGCGCGGCTGGTTCCCGTCGTCTCCTTCGCGCTGATCAGCTATGCGGCAGGCCTCACAGCGCTCTCCACGGGGCGCTTCCTGGTGGCCACGGCGCTCGGCATGGCCCCGATGACGCTGCTCTACGTACTGGCCGGCCAGGGCATCGCCATCGACAGCGGGTGGGCGATGGCGGTGGGAGGGGGCGTCGTCTGCCTGTTGGTGGCGCTGCCGAGGATGGTCGATGCCGGCTGGATCCCTCTGCCGGCACGCTGGCGCGCGTTCGTCGACCACCTTCGCCATCCCCGCTAG
- a CDS encoding response regulator transcription factor produces the protein MTELFVCDGRDESPRWRAAFGEIRLVSRQQARAQAGEGDSVWVMSHLEAWPALVTLLSGRGAIVQVLSDNPDSLEALRALDAGARGYAHALSPPELLRQMALVTRHRGIWVPPELLARVMGSAYRALGGESRQHDEVLTELTERERLVALAVAEGQSNKEVARRLDITERTVKAHLGAIFRKLGVRDRLQLILKLGQRETA, from the coding sequence ATGACAGAACTCTTCGTCTGTGATGGCCGTGACGAGAGTCCTCGCTGGCGCGCGGCCTTCGGCGAGATTCGCCTGGTCAGTCGCCAGCAGGCCCGCGCTCAGGCAGGCGAGGGCGACAGCGTCTGGGTGATGAGTCATCTCGAGGCCTGGCCGGCCCTGGTGACCCTGCTGAGTGGCCGGGGGGCCATCGTTCAGGTGCTGAGTGATAACCCCGACTCGCTGGAGGCCCTGCGGGCCCTCGACGCAGGCGCCCGCGGCTATGCTCACGCCCTGTCGCCCCCCGAGCTGCTGCGCCAGATGGCGCTGGTCACGCGCCATCGAGGTATCTGGGTGCCTCCGGAGCTGCTGGCCCGGGTCATGGGCAGTGCCTATCGTGCCCTCGGGGGTGAATCGCGGCAGCACGACGAGGTGCTCACCGAGCTGACCGAGCGCGAGCGGCTCGTGGCGCTGGCCGTGGCCGAGGGGCAGAGCAACAAGGAGGTCGCGCGGCGGCTCGATATCACCGAGCGCACCGTCAAGGCGCACCTCGGTGCCATCTTCCGCAAGCTCGGCGTGCGCGACCGACTGCAGCTGATCCTGAAGCTCGGTCAGCGGGAGACCGCCTGA
- a CDS encoding TolC family outer membrane protein has product MKLAAAPLSFIHARRLLGSIVMGASLTLAPITAAVAQSLPQGLASPGSSDLRQVVQQALATNPEVMAAFNGFQAAGNDIGVARGNYLPSVDLAAGAGLEDRQLDARGSYDTSYAELTITQMLWDGLATASEVERLDLAELVRYYELLGASEEVALEATRAYLDVQRHRELVRLAQDNYREHLRVYTQIEERAMSGAGRRVDLEQISGRLALAESNLLIEASNLHDVTARFQRIVGDLPAESLAPVPAMDDRLPADVGQALDLAFQGNPEFHAAIENIEASRAEQRGTRSAFQPRLDLRGRTGTYENNDGSYDTIADGEHRDRHSIELVASMNLYRGGSDLSSFRAASERVEQAVNLREKACVDVRQTTQIAYNDTQRLREQLQYLNEHRQSIDRVRGAYQQQFDIGQRTLLDVLDSENEYFEASRAYANARYDVALADARTLAAMGQLMQALEVRRDDMPTLASLDSDGVEIHPDVICPAQGPRGFTLADFTGGIEAPPRAPDVTLSADALFEINSSELSGDARSELDALAAEIRGMNNLARVFIAGHADITGSDAINDPLSQARADSVARYLVTQGVDRGLVETRGFGSRQPVASNATVEGRRQNRRVEVTLERVGENLDLSGRAEPVLSEPLEGTFLQVAALSSEARASGLGARLEGEFDLPVRLESTGSLHRVQLGPIADRAALAPLRGRLETMGFADSYAVRG; this is encoded by the coding sequence ATGAAACTCGCCGCTGCCCCCCTGTCGTTCATCCACGCTCGTCGCCTGCTCGGCTCGATCGTCATGGGGGCCTCTCTGACGTTGGCGCCGATCACCGCGGCGGTCGCGCAGTCGCTGCCCCAGGGTCTGGCCTCGCCGGGCAGCAGCGACCTGCGCCAGGTCGTCCAGCAGGCGCTCGCGACCAACCCCGAGGTGATGGCGGCCTTCAACGGCTTCCAGGCCGCCGGCAACGATATCGGTGTCGCACGGGGCAACTATCTGCCCAGCGTCGATCTGGCGGCGGGCGCCGGCCTGGAGGATCGCCAGCTCGACGCCCGGGGGAGTTATGACACCAGCTATGCCGAACTGACCATCACCCAGATGCTCTGGGACGGCCTGGCTACGGCCAGCGAGGTCGAGCGCCTCGATCTCGCCGAACTGGTGCGCTACTACGAGCTGCTGGGAGCGAGTGAGGAGGTGGCGCTGGAGGCGACCCGCGCCTACCTGGACGTGCAGCGCCATCGCGAACTGGTGCGCCTGGCCCAGGACAACTACCGCGAGCATCTGCGGGTCTACACCCAGATCGAGGAGCGGGCGATGTCCGGGGCGGGGCGCCGCGTCGACCTGGAGCAGATCAGCGGCCGCCTGGCGCTGGCCGAGTCGAACCTGCTGATCGAGGCCTCCAATCTGCACGATGTGACGGCGCGCTTCCAGCGCATCGTCGGCGACCTGCCGGCCGAGAGCCTGGCGCCGGTGCCGGCGATGGATGATCGACTACCGGCGGATGTCGGCCAGGCGCTCGATCTGGCCTTCCAGGGCAACCCCGAGTTCCACGCCGCCATCGAGAACATCGAGGCCAGCCGCGCCGAGCAGCGCGGGACCCGCTCGGCCTTCCAGCCGCGCCTCGACCTGCGCGGGCGCACCGGGACCTACGAGAACAACGACGGCAGCTACGACACCATCGCCGACGGTGAGCATCGGGACCGCCACAGCATCGAGCTGGTGGCCAGCATGAACCTCTATCGCGGCGGCAGCGACCTCTCGTCCTTTCGGGCAGCCAGCGAGCGGGTCGAGCAGGCCGTGAACCTGCGCGAGAAGGCCTGCGTCGACGTGCGCCAGACCACCCAGATCGCCTACAACGATACCCAGCGACTGCGCGAGCAGCTGCAGTATCTGAATGAGCACCGCCAGTCCATCGACCGGGTCCGCGGGGCCTATCAGCAGCAGTTCGATATCGGCCAGCGCACCCTGCTCGACGTGCTGGACAGCGAGAACGAGTACTTCGAGGCGAGCCGCGCCTACGCCAACGCCCGCTATGACGTGGCGCTCGCCGACGCCCGCACCCTGGCCGCCATGGGCCAGCTGATGCAGGCGCTCGAAGTGCGTCGCGACGACATGCCGACGCTGGCGTCGCTTGACAGCGACGGCGTCGAGATCCATCCCGACGTGATCTGTCCCGCCCAGGGCCCCCGCGGTTTCACCCTGGCCGACTTCACTGGCGGCATCGAGGCGCCGCCCCGGGCGCCGGACGTGACCCTCTCCGCCGATGCCCTGTTCGAGATCAACAGCTCGGAGTTGAGCGGCGATGCCCGATCTGAGCTCGATGCGCTGGCGGCCGAGATCCGCGGCATGAACAACCTTGCCCGGGTCTTCATCGCCGGCCATGCCGACATTACCGGCAGCGACGCCATCAACGACCCGCTCTCCCAGGCGCGCGCCGACAGCGTGGCCCGATACCTGGTGACCCAGGGGGTCGACCGGGGGCTGGTCGAGACCCGCGGCTTCGGCTCCCGCCAGCCGGTGGCCAGCAACGCCACGGTAGAGGGGCGTCGTCAGAATCGTCGCGTCGAGGTTACCCTGGAGCGCGTCGGTGAAAATCTGGATTTGAGCGGACGCGCCGAGCCGGTATTATCGGAACCACTTGAAGGCACCTTCCTGCAGGTGGCTGCCCTCTCGAGTGAGGCGCGAGCCAGTGGGCTCGGCGCTCGGCTGGAAGGTGAGTTCGATCTGCCCGTCAGGCTGGAATCCACCGGGAGTCTGCACCGTGTCCAGCTGGGGCCGATCGCCGACCGCGCCGCGCTGGCGCCGCTGCGTGGAAGGCTCGAGACCATGGGCTTCGCCGATAGCTACGCGGTGCGCGGCTGA
- a CDS encoding HlyD family type I secretion periplasmic adaptor subunit, translating into MGDSRKSAEQQGFEAIGRFSETGGRPFRPFIDRLFARRVSAAHLNRDWASDADWARLQQDPIRARAFLYVVVLAVAALLAWAWLAPIDEVTRGTGRVIPSSQLQRVQSFDGGVVQEILVREGERVEAGELLMRIDPTRFLSSFRENRATAQSLQARAERLRALATGSSFMPAEALVNKAPNIVDQERELYENALAKLAEEQSILEERLAQRRAELDEAQSRRDTAARELGMASQELNLTRPLLQSGAVSEVEVLRLRREVSRASGERNQATAQVERLQSAIDEAQAQLREVELNARTEWRTELSRTLGELAALDESSAGLEDRVRLSEIRSPVDGVVQRLGITTRGGVAQPGQEVVDIVPTDDALLVEARIAPQDIAFLRPGQPATIKLTAYDFAIYGGLEAELDHISADTITDDEGNTFYLVRVRTRQDAQQHREMEVIPGMTAQVDILTGKRTVMQFLLKPVLRAWENSMGER; encoded by the coding sequence ATGGGGGATTCGCGCAAGAGCGCCGAACAGCAGGGCTTCGAGGCCATCGGCCGCTTCTCGGAGACGGGCGGGCGGCCGTTTCGTCCCTTCATCGACCGGCTCTTCGCTCGCCGCGTCAGCGCCGCCCACCTGAACCGCGACTGGGCGAGCGACGCCGACTGGGCGCGACTCCAGCAGGATCCCATCCGGGCCCGGGCCTTCCTCTACGTGGTGGTGCTGGCCGTGGCGGCGCTGCTGGCCTGGGCCTGGCTGGCGCCCATCGATGAGGTGACTCGCGGCACGGGCAGGGTGATCCCCTCCAGCCAGCTGCAGCGGGTGCAGTCCTTCGACGGCGGGGTGGTGCAGGAGATCCTGGTGCGCGAGGGCGAGCGTGTCGAGGCGGGCGAGCTGCTGATGCGCATCGATCCCACGCGCTTTCTCTCCAGCTTCCGCGAGAACCGCGCCACGGCCCAGTCGCTGCAGGCGCGCGCGGAGCGGCTGCGGGCGCTGGCTACCGGCTCGTCGTTCATGCCGGCCGAGGCGCTGGTCAACAAGGCGCCGAACATCGTCGACCAGGAGCGCGAACTCTACGAGAATGCCCTCGCGAAGCTGGCCGAGGAGCAGAGCATCCTCGAGGAGCGGCTCGCCCAGCGCCGCGCCGAGCTCGACGAGGCCCAGTCGCGCCGCGACACGGCGGCCCGGGAGCTGGGCATGGCCAGCCAGGAGCTCAATCTCACGCGGCCCCTGCTGCAGTCCGGGGCCGTCTCCGAGGTCGAGGTGCTGCGCCTGCGTCGCGAGGTGTCCCGGGCCAGCGGCGAACGCAACCAGGCTACCGCCCAGGTCGAACGCCTACAATCGGCGATCGACGAGGCCCAGGCCCAGCTGCGTGAAGTGGAGCTCAATGCGCGCACCGAGTGGCGGACCGAGCTCTCCCGGACCCTCGGCGAGCTGGCCGCCCTCGACGAGTCGAGTGCCGGGCTCGAGGACAGGGTGCGCCTGTCGGAGATCCGCTCGCCGGTCGACGGAGTGGTGCAGCGGCTGGGGATCACGACCCGGGGCGGGGTGGCCCAGCCCGGCCAGGAGGTGGTCGACATCGTGCCTACCGACGATGCCCTGCTGGTGGAGGCGCGCATCGCGCCCCAGGACATCGCCTTCCTGCGGCCCGGCCAGCCGGCCACCATCAAGCTGACCGCCTACGACTTCGCTATCTACGGCGGCCTCGAGGCCGAACTCGACCACATCAGCGCCGACACCATCACCGATGATGAGGGCAACACCTTCTACCTGGTGCGAGTGCGTACTCGACAGGATGCCCAGCAGCACCGCGAGATGGAGGTGATCCCGGGCATGACGGCCCAGGTGGATATCCTGACCGGCAAGCGCACCGTGATGCAGTTTTTGCTCAAGCCCGTGCTGCGGGCTTGGGAAAACTCCATGGGAGAACGATGA